In Gossypium hirsutum isolate 1008001.06 chromosome D06, Gossypium_hirsutum_v2.1, whole genome shotgun sequence, one genomic interval encodes:
- the LOC107962372 gene encoding RING-H2 finger protein ATL73 has protein sequence MVAPLYHRPHRLLLDNNGTKPRSSFTNEANFDTNMVIILAALLCALICALGLNSIVRCALRCSRRFAFETPDETAARLAATGLKKSALRQIPVAVYGFEMDLKATDCPICLGEFMDGEKVRVLPKCNHSFHVRCIDTWLLSHSSCPTCRQSLLEPAVTCSEAAPVVMETGIRQHGNSSGGHADVLVADEVG, from the coding sequence ATGGTGGCTCCGCTTTATCACCGCCCTCACCGGCTTCTCCTCGACAACAATGGCACCAAACCCCGTAGTTCTTTCACCAACGAAGCCAATTTCGATACCAACATGGTGATCATCTTAGCAGCTTTGCTATGTGCGTTGATATGTGCTCTAGGGCTAAACTCGATCGTTCGTTGCGCATTACGGTGTAGCCGGAGGTTTGCTTTCGAGACTCCCGACGAGACTGCAGCGCGCTTGGCGGCAACCGGGTTGAAAAAGAGCGCGTTGCGGCAAATTCCTGTGGCCGTGTACGGTTTTGAGATGGATTTAAAGGCTACGGATTGTCCGATTTGTCTCGGTGAGTTCATGGATGGAGAGAAAGTTCGGGTATTGCCTAAATGTAACCATAGTTTCCATGTTAGGTGTATAGATACTTGGCTGTTGTCGCACTCGTCGTGCCCGACTTGCCGACAATCGTTGCTTGAGCCGGCGGTGACTTGTTCCGAAGCTGCACCGGTGGTGATGGAGACCGGAATCCGGCAACATGGGAATTCATCAGGGGGACATGCTGATGTACTTGTTGCTGATGAGGTTGGTTGA